One Maribacter dokdonensis DSW-8 genomic region harbors:
- a CDS encoding AI-2E family transporter — protein MTSKTISQGILRAIGVLVGIAILLYFLYTIQSVLAYLAIAAVVALIGSPLVRFFRKIKLPNILAVILTMLLMVGVLAGIIALFIPLLSEQGKNLSLLDIDELQTSLNTLYHQITNHLGLSSHIVEDVIDDAGLEKNILQGLDIGFIPNFLNSFLNVLSSASIGLFSVLFISFFFLKDSKLFENGLLIFVPIDKKKGTTNSIGKINGLLSRYFVGLLLQIFILFVIYTIVLLIVGIENAVVIAFLCALFNIIPYIGPIIGGVIMLTLTMTSNLGSNFSEVILPKTGYVFLGLLFGQLVDNFFSQPFIFSNSVKSHPLEIFLVIIIAGLLFGVVGMIVAVPGYTAIKVILKEFLSDNQIVKSLTHNL, from the coding sequence ATGACATCAAAAACAATCTCACAGGGCATATTAAGAGCTATTGGCGTATTGGTAGGTATCGCCATTTTGCTATACTTTCTTTATACTATACAATCTGTTTTGGCCTACTTGGCCATTGCCGCTGTAGTAGCGCTTATAGGCAGCCCTCTAGTACGTTTTTTTAGAAAAATTAAGTTACCCAATATTTTAGCAGTAATACTGACCATGCTTTTAATGGTAGGTGTTCTAGCCGGTATCATAGCCTTATTTATACCATTACTTTCTGAACAAGGAAAAAACTTGTCCTTATTGGATATTGATGAATTACAAACCAGTTTAAACACCTTATACCATCAAATCACCAATCACCTTGGCCTATCATCGCATATCGTAGAAGACGTTATAGATGACGCCGGTTTAGAAAAGAATATTTTACAAGGTTTGGATATTGGGTTCATACCTAATTTTCTTAATTCATTTTTAAATGTATTAAGCTCTGCAAGCATTGGCTTATTTTCAGTGCTTTTTATTTCTTTTTTCTTTTTAAAAGACAGCAAATTATTTGAAAATGGATTGTTGATTTTCGTTCCAATTGATAAAAAGAAAGGCACAACGAATTCCATCGGAAAAATAAATGGCTTGTTATCAAGATATTTTGTGGGATTGTTACTTCAAATTTTTATTCTTTTCGTCATTTACACCATAGTACTTTTAATTGTTGGTATTGAGAATGCTGTAGTAATTGCTTTTCTATGTGCGTTGTTCAATATAATACCATACATAGGTCCAATAATTGGGGGTGTAATAATGTTAACCCTTACCATGACCAGTAATTTAGGATCGAATTTTAGTGAAGTCATACTCCCAAAAACAGGTTATGTATTCTTAGGGTTACTCTTTGGCCAATTGGTAGATAATTTCTTCTCACAACCATTCATATTCTCAAATAGTGTAAAATCTCATCCGTTAGAAATTTTCCTGGTCATTATTATTGCGGGGCTACTATTTGGTGTTGTAGGTATGATTGTAGCCGTACCGGGTTACACAGCAATAAAAGTTATATTAAAAGAATTTTTATCCGACAACCAAATTGTTAAATCATTGACGCATAATCTTTAG
- a CDS encoding THUMP-like domain-containing protein, giving the protein MNSEIVTDEVQQYITDKLGTDVHKILLSKPKFLEVSSKELVEQIESKTKAKAKLPSWFSTKNIYYPNKLNLSQTSSEVTAQYKASLINGKSIVDITGGFGVDAYAFSQKFEQVTHVEKNSSLSNIAQHNFEQMGATNINCIASEGLDFLKATTTTFNWLYIDPSRRDKNNKKVYYLADCEPNIVNQASFLFTKANNVLVKTGPLLDLKIGLTELSNVKEIHIVAINNDVKEVLWLMEKGYNQEPIIKTINFKNSIKQEFSFKPSEEENAISNFSKPQNYLYEPNAAILKSGSFQFIGAFFKLNKLHPNSHLFTSTELIKFPGRIFKIQNIYEYSKKSFKKSGIKKANITTRNFPDSVSEIKRKLGLKDGGENYVFATTDLDGKLVLISCLRY; this is encoded by the coding sequence GTGAATTCAGAAATAGTTACAGACGAGGTACAGCAATATATTACGGATAAACTAGGCACAGATGTGCATAAAATACTTTTATCAAAACCGAAGTTCCTAGAAGTTTCCTCCAAAGAATTGGTAGAGCAAATTGAATCTAAAACAAAAGCCAAAGCAAAATTACCTTCTTGGTTTTCAACGAAAAATATATACTACCCAAATAAACTGAACTTATCACAAACTTCATCTGAAGTTACGGCACAATACAAGGCTTCATTAATCAATGGCAAGAGTATTGTTGACATTACAGGTGGCTTTGGGGTAGACGCTTACGCATTTTCACAAAAATTTGAACAAGTAACCCATGTTGAAAAAAATAGTTCCTTGTCTAACATTGCGCAACATAATTTTGAGCAAATGGGCGCTACTAACATCAACTGTATCGCGTCTGAGGGATTAGATTTTTTAAAGGCCACAACAACCACTTTTAACTGGTTATATATAGATCCTTCCAGAAGAGACAAAAACAATAAAAAAGTATACTATTTAGCTGATTGTGAGCCAAATATAGTCAATCAAGCATCTTTTTTATTTACAAAAGCCAATAACGTACTGGTTAAAACTGGTCCGCTATTGGATTTAAAAATTGGATTAACAGAATTGAGCAATGTAAAAGAAATACATATTGTTGCGATAAATAACGATGTAAAAGAGGTGTTATGGTTAATGGAAAAAGGTTACAATCAAGAACCTATTATAAAAACAATCAATTTTAAAAATAGCATAAAACAAGAGTTCAGTTTTAAACCTAGTGAGGAAGAAAATGCTATCTCCAACTTTTCCAAACCACAAAATTACCTTTACGAACCAAACGCAGCTATCTTAAAATCAGGGTCTTTTCAATTTATTGGAGCATTTTTTAAATTAAATAAATTACATCCAAACTCACATCTCTTCACTTCAACAGAGTTAATCAAGTTTCCTGGTAGAATATTCAAAATTCAAAATATCTATGAATATTCTAAAAAATCGTTTAAAAAATCCGGTATCAAAAAAGCCAATATTACCACGAGAAATTTTCCTGATTCAGTGTCTGAAATTAAAAGAAAACTAGGTCTAAAAGACGGTGGTGAAAACTATGTTTTTGCTACAACTGATTTAGACGGAAAACTAGTGTTAATTTCTTGTTTACGTTACTAA
- a CDS encoding SusC/RagA family TonB-linked outer membrane protein, with amino-acid sequence MSQKRDYTLMSSSKRSSFIKSGVLSMLVCLGTQLVQANENTSTSNKVEVGAVQTTVTGTVLDDTGQPLPGANVVEKGTTNGTQTDFDGNYSLNVSAGATLVFSYIGFKSTEVAVNGQSNINATLAEDAAALDEVIVLGYSQQTRGDLTGSVASVDVSEATKAPVVNAASALQGRVSGVTVVQNATPGSPPKINIRGFGTSNNTNPLFIIDGLQTDDPFVLNSINPNDIAQMNVLKDGAAAIYGARASNGVVIITTKGGGYNMEKPIVSIDTYTGFSSIANTPDFLNAQQLGDVLFQSAANDGTAFDHPQYGNGSSAIVPSTLNGYTRVVSYDPIVRGDASATVNPNGTDWLDAITRTSVIQSVAFSVANGEENSKYSLSANYLNNPSNLVDTFYKIGQIRLNSEFKLGDKVRIGEHFSAAYSNGNQGGAGARYEEAVRSSPLIPLYDDNGNFAGTGAQGTGNSRSPLAQLSRQSDNFNKTLRLLGDVYLSAELMDGLTFKTTIGGTINSFNTRSFQALDPEHSEPLGTNTLTEINQDGYSWTFTNTLNYKKTFENSKIDALVGIESVEDGIKGKQVSRTGFLFETPDFYLLNNGSGTPNIDNAFDSATSLYSLFGSATYSYADKYFITGTLRNDTSSRFSGDNKSDTFPSISAGWVVSKEDFISSDSALSWFKLKGSWGQLGNQSLPASNPTINISSLNESLGNYAIDGNAIATGAILSSVGNPNLRWETSEAINAGVELGFFNDKFNVDFEWFKITTKDLITQDNSLISTTAIDAGAPYVNSGNVENTGFDINLRYKDETTSGWKYGFDVNFSHYKNEVTDWISEFQTGDDSFRGGAVSRTQVGQPISSFFGREVIGFTDEGRFEYRDIDGNNTIDDSDRTFIGSPHPDFTYGFNFNLGYKAFDLSLFLQGSQGNDVYNYVKIFTDFPTFVDGNRSVRVLDSWTPSNTNATLPALSNSIQNSETQPNSYFVEDGSYLRLKNIQLGYAFPEKVTSKIGLDMLRVYIQGTNLFTITGYDGFDPEIISSVTGNNLTLGVDNQVVPQSRILTLGFNLKL; translated from the coding sequence ATGAGTCAAAAACGTGATTACACGTTGATGAGCTCCAGTAAAAGGTCTTCCTTTATTAAATCTGGGGTATTATCAATGCTTGTTTGCCTAGGCACACAATTAGTGCAGGCAAATGAAAACACAAGTACTTCAAACAAAGTTGAAGTAGGAGCAGTTCAAACTACTGTTACCGGAACCGTTCTAGATGACACAGGTCAACCTCTACCTGGTGCAAACGTCGTGGAGAAAGGTACTACTAACGGTACACAAACAGATTTTGATGGTAATTATAGCTTAAATGTATCTGCCGGTGCTACGTTGGTATTTAGCTATATAGGATTTAAAAGCACCGAAGTTGCCGTAAACGGCCAGTCAAATATAAACGCTACCCTAGCCGAGGATGCAGCTGCACTTGACGAAGTTATTGTTTTAGGATATTCTCAACAAACAAGAGGTGACCTTACGGGGTCTGTAGCTTCTGTAGATGTTTCTGAAGCAACCAAGGCACCAGTTGTAAATGCTGCTTCAGCATTACAAGGACGTGTTAGTGGTGTTACAGTGGTACAGAATGCTACACCAGGAAGTCCACCAAAAATCAATATTCGTGGATTTGGTACTAGTAATAACACCAACCCATTATTTATTATAGATGGGCTACAGACAGATGATCCATTTGTACTAAATAGTATAAACCCTAACGATATTGCCCAGATGAACGTTTTAAAAGATGGTGCAGCGGCAATTTACGGTGCAAGAGCATCTAACGGGGTAGTGATTATTACAACCAAAGGTGGTGGTTATAATATGGAAAAACCAATAGTATCTATTGATACTTATACTGGTTTCTCTTCAATAGCGAATACACCAGATTTCTTGAACGCACAACAATTAGGAGATGTTCTATTTCAAAGTGCAGCTAACGATGGTACAGCTTTTGACCACCCACAATACGGAAATGGTTCTTCAGCAATTGTTCCTTCTACCTTAAATGGTTATACCAGAGTTGTTTCTTATGACCCTATTGTAAGAGGTGACGCTTCGGCTACAGTTAACCCTAACGGTACTGATTGGTTAGATGCCATTACAAGAACTTCGGTAATACAAAGTGTTGCCTTTTCTGTTGCAAATGGTGAGGAAAATAGTAAATACTCTCTTTCAGCAAATTATTTAAACAACCCAAGTAACCTTGTAGATACATTTTACAAAATTGGTCAAATACGTTTAAATTCTGAATTTAAACTTGGAGACAAAGTAAGAATTGGAGAGCATTTCAGTGCTGCATATTCCAATGGTAACCAAGGTGGAGCTGGAGCAAGATATGAAGAAGCGGTAAGAAGCAGCCCATTAATTCCTTTATATGATGACAATGGAAACTTTGCTGGTACCGGTGCTCAAGGTACAGGTAACTCAAGAAGCCCATTAGCTCAATTAAGTAGACAAAGTGACAACTTTAATAAGACCTTAAGACTTCTTGGAGATGTATACTTATCAGCTGAGTTAATGGATGGCCTTACTTTTAAAACTACTATTGGTGGAACAATCAATTCATTCAACACCCGTAGTTTCCAAGCTTTAGATCCAGAACATAGTGAGCCGTTAGGAACTAACACACTAACAGAAATAAATCAAGATGGCTATTCTTGGACTTTTACTAACACCTTAAATTACAAGAAAACCTTTGAAAACAGCAAAATAGATGCCTTAGTAGGTATAGAGTCTGTAGAAGATGGAATTAAAGGAAAACAAGTTAGCCGTACAGGTTTCTTATTTGAAACTCCAGATTTTTATTTGTTGAATAATGGTAGCGGAACACCAAACATCGACAATGCTTTTGATTCGGCTACGTCTCTTTATTCTTTATTTGGTTCTGCAACGTATTCTTATGCTGACAAATATTTTATAACGGGTACCTTACGTAATGATACCTCCTCTCGTTTTTCAGGGGATAACAAGAGTGATACATTCCCTTCTATTAGTGCAGGTTGGGTAGTTAGCAAAGAAGATTTTATTTCTTCTGATTCAGCTTTGAGCTGGTTCAAATTAAAAGGTTCATGGGGTCAATTAGGTAATCAATCTTTACCAGCAAGTAACCCTACTATCAATATTTCTTCACTTAATGAGAGTTTAGGTAACTATGCTATTGACGGTAATGCAATTGCTACTGGAGCAATATTATCTTCTGTTGGTAACCCAAATTTACGCTGGGAAACTAGTGAAGCTATTAATGCAGGTGTAGAATTAGGCTTTTTCAATGACAAGTTCAATGTTGATTTTGAATGGTTTAAGATTACCACAAAAGATTTGATTACTCAAGATAACAGCTTGATCAGTACTACAGCAATTGATGCTGGAGCACCATATGTAAACTCAGGTAATGTAGAAAACACAGGTTTTGACATTAATCTTAGATACAAAGATGAAACTACATCTGGTTGGAAATATGGGTTTGATGTAAATTTCTCTCACTACAAGAATGAAGTAACAGATTGGATCAGTGAATTTCAAACAGGTGATGATAGCTTCCGTGGTGGAGCAGTATCTAGAACTCAAGTAGGTCAACCAATTTCGTCTTTCTTTGGTAGAGAAGTAATAGGTTTCACAGATGAAGGTAGATTTGAATATAGAGATATAGATGGTAATAATACTATAGACGATAGTGATAGAACATTTATTGGATCTCCGCATCCAGACTTTACATATGGCTTTAACTTTAACCTAGGTTATAAAGCTTTTGACCTATCATTATTCTTACAAGGTTCTCAAGGAAACGATGTATACAACTACGTTAAGATATTTACAGATTTCCCAACTTTTGTTGATGGAAATAGAAGTGTCAGAGTATTAGATTCTTGGACACCATCAAATACTAATGCTACTTTACCAGCATTAAGTAATTCAATACAAAACAGCGAAACGCAACCTAATTCTTACTTTGTAGAGGATGGCTCTTACTTGCGTTTAAAGAATATACAATTAGGGTATGCTTTCCCTGAAAAAGTGACAAGTAAAATTGGTCTTGATATGTTGAGAGTATACATTCAAGGAACAAACTTGTTTACTATTACAGGATATGATGGCTTTGACCCAGAAATTATATCATCTGTTACCGGTAATAACTTAACATTGGGTGTAGACAACCAGGTTGTACCACAATCTAGAATTCTTACACTTGGATTTAATTTAAAATTGTAA